The window CGCATCGATTACAGCCACCAGCAGTCCGATGGCTACATCGACCGCAACAAGCAGCGTTACGACAGCCTGACCTTGGCCACCACCAGCGCGCTGACGCGCGACATCACGCTCGACCTGAGCCTGGATCTGCTGTCCGATAGCGTGAAGGCGTATCAGGGCTCGCCGCTGGTGCCGCGTGCTCTGGCGACCGATCTGGTGGGCGCGGTCAGCGAAGCTCGCGGGCGCGTGATCGACCGGCGCCTGGCCTTTAAAAACTACAACGTCGACGACGCGGTCATGGAGTCCGACAGCGCCTGGGCGCGCGCCAAGCTGACCTGGAAGCTCGCTCCCGACTGGACCTTGCGCAACGAACTGTCGTACTACACGGCCGACCGCAACTGGCGCAACGCCGAGAGCTATACCTTCAGCGCGCCGCGCCAGATCGTGCGCGACCTGGTTGGCGTGACGCACGACCACCAGGTGTTCGGCAACCGGCTCGACCTGTCGTACACCGGCAATCTGGCGGGCATGAAGCACCGCTTCGCCGCCGGCGCGGAATACACCAAGACGCGCTTTGCCACCGGCCGCAGTTTTTCCAACGGCGCCGGCGCCGCCAATGCCGCGTTGACGGTCGACCTGTTCGATCCGGCCTACGGCACCTATGAATCGCTGAGCGCCAACGCCGCGCTGTACACGGGCGCCGGCAACCGCACCAATTTTTCGACCAGTATTCCAACCGTGTCGCTGTACCTTGAGGATGCGCTGTGGGTGACCGACAAGTGGACCATCGTGGCGGGCCTGCGCCAGGACCGGGTCAAGCTCGGTCGGCGCACCGCGGACCTGAATACGGGCGTGGCAACCGCGTACTCGCAGACGTACGACCCGCGCTCGCTGCGCATCGGCACTGTGTATGCGTTCGACAAGGACATCTCGGTGTACGCGCAGCACACCAGCGCCTCGGCGCCGGTCGGCTCGGGCAACCTGCTGCTGCTCAGCGCCGCGAATGCCGCCTTTGAACTGTCGAAAGGCACGCAGAGCGAAATCGGCATCAAGCAGTCGCTCTTCGGCGGCACGGTCGACACCACGCTGGCGCTGTACCGGATCGAGCTCGATAACATCCTTTCGCGCGATGCCGCGGTGCCGACCTTGACCGTCAACAGCGGCAAGCAATCCTCGCGCGGGGTGGAGCTGGCGGCGGCGTGGCGGCCAACGCGCCAGGTGAGCATCAACGGCAACCTGGCCGTGCTCGACGCCCGGTTCGACCAGCTGCTCGAAGCGGGCAAGGTGTCGCGCGCGGGGAACCTGCCGCCCAACGTCGCCAAAAAGACCGGCAACCTGTGGGTCGACTACAAGGTGGACCAGATGCCGCTCAAGCTGGGCGCCGCGCTCAATTACACGGGCGAGCGCTACACCAACAACGCCAATACGGTCCGCATGAACGCATTCACCACGGCAGACGTGTACGCGAGCTGGCGGCTCGGCACGGGCGATCTGACGCTACGTGTGCGAAATCTGGGCGACAAGCTGTATGCCGGCTGGAGCGGGGCGAACGTGAACAGCCAGGTGATTCTGGGTGCGCCGCGCAGCGCCGACCTGACCTGGCACGCGCGGTTTTGAGCGCCGCTTTGTTACGGCCGGCTTAAAGGAACGTCCGTTTGCTGTAGTGAAGCTGAAAATCAGAGTAAGATTGCCGTTCTTATCAACTTGCAAACCGGAGTACACCATGAGTTTCGACAATTTTCTGACTCGCCTGAAAACCAAAGCCGGTGAAATGAAAACGGAAGCCCTGAAATTCAAGAACAAGAATTTCATGGATGCGGCGATGGCCGGTTCGGCGCTGATCGCCATGGCGGACGGTAACATCACGTCGGACGAGAAGCAAAAAATGGTCAAGTTCATCGAGACCCACGACGCGCTGTCGGTCTTCACGACCAGCGACGTGATCAAGGCGTTCCAGGACCATGTGAGCCAACTCGAATTCGACAAGGATATCGGCGAATCGAAAGCCTACCAGGCACTGGGCAAGATGAAATCGAACGGCGAAGCGGCGCGCCTGCTGGTGCGCATGGTGATCGCCATCGCATCGGCGGACGGCAAATTCGACGACGGCGAAAAAGCGGTGGCGGTCAAGATCTGCAAGGAACTCGGCATCAACCCGTCCGAGTTCGAGCTGGCATAAGAAGATGGGGTGGGCCGCAAGCCCACCCCCTTACTGCATTACTTGGCTGAGGCGCGAACCTTGCCGAAGGCGTCGCCGGCTTTCCAGGCCGGCATCTTCGGTGCGTCCGCCACGCGGCGACCCAGGTTCAACGTGAACTGCGCCTGCTGCACCATGCCCGACAGATCCCATGTCGGATCGTATTCATCGCCTACCTGGTGGTAGCGCGCGCGGTACGAGGCCTGCTTGGCCTTGGCGCCTTCGATATCCTTCACATAGTCCTTGCCGCCTTCGATCGAGAAGGCTGGAATGCCGGCTTTCGCGAAGCTGAAATGGTCGCTGCGGAAGTAGCCGCCCGCCAGGTCCGGCTCGGGCGTACGCACCACCAGGCCCATGGCCTTGGCGGTCGCTTCGGCCATCGCGCCCAGTTCCGTGCGCTCGCTGCCCTTGGTGCCGATATCCTTGGCCGCGCCGACGAAATTGAGGCTGTCCAGATTCAGGTTGGCCGCGGTTTTATTGACTGGCCACAGCGGGTTGCTGGCGTAGGCCGCGCTGCCCAGCAGGCCCTGTTCTTCGGCTGCCACCCACAGGAACATCTGGCTGCGTTTGGCCGGCGAGCGTACCGCTTCCTGCGCCATGGCCAGCAAGCCGGCGGTGCCGGATGCATTATCGACCGCGCCGTTGTAGATGGTGTCGGCGCCTTCGCCTTGCTTGCCCAGGTGATCCCAGTGGGCGCTGTAGATCACCACTTCGTCCTTGAGTTTCGGATCGGTGCCCGGCACCACGCCGGCCACGTTGAACTGTTCGACCATGCGCACGGCCGCCTTCATCTCGCCTTTGATTTTGGCTTTCAGGGCCACCGGCTTGAAGTTCTTGTTCTCGGCGGCAGTACGCAGCGCGTCCAGATCTTCGCCGGCGGCGGCGAACAGGGTGCGCGCGGAGGCTTCGGTCATCCAGCCTTCCATGTTGGCGCCCAGTTTGCCCTGCGCCAGCTGAAAGCGTTCGCTCAGCCAGCTGTTTTGCACCACGCTCCAGCCATACGAAGCCGAAGCGTCGGTGTGAATCAGCAGCACGCCGGCAGCGCCCTGGCGCGCGGCTTCTTCAAATTTGTAGGTCCAGCGGCCGTAGTAGGTCAGGCCCTTGCCGTTGAAGCGATTCGGCTCGGCTGCCGTCGGCGCCGGGTCGTTGACCATCATGACGACGACCTTGCCCTTGACGTCCATTCCCTTGTAGTCGTCCCAGCCTTCTTCCGGCGCGGTGATGCCGTAGCCGACGAACACCAGGTCGGCGTTCATCGCGTGCGAGGCCTTGGCGTCGCCCGGCGCCCAGACCCAGTCCTTGCCGAAGGCGAGCGATTGCGCCTTGCCGCCCGCTTCCAGCGCCACGCTGCTGCTGTCCGGCGTGGCTTTCACGCCCGCGATCTTGACCGACTGGCGGAAGCTGTCGCCGTTGCCCGGCTTGAGTCCGACGGCCAGCGCCTGTGCTTCAAGGTAGGCCACGGTCAGGTCGCCGCCGCGCTGGCCGGTGCCGCGTCCTTCGAGTACATCGCTCGACAGGAACGACAGGTGGGCGCGCAGCGGCGCTTCCTTGACGGTGGGGACGGAGGCGGCGCCGGCGGCGTACGCGGGGAAAGCTGCGGCCAGGCTGGTAGCCAGGGCCGTGCTCACGAGGGAGGAAAGCATCTTTTGCATGGGTTCCTAGTGCGGTAGAGGGTGGTAAATACGGCGCCCACGGCGGGCGGAGCGAAACATTGTATGCCATTCCGCCACCCCGTTTGCAAAGGAAATCGCGCGGCGCTAGCGCAGTACCAGCATGTCGGTGGAAAGGGTGCGGCCGCGGCGTGGCGCGTGGGTGCGCTCGTGGGCAATCGCCTCGGCCGGCAGGCCCGGGATCGATTCCTGGATATGGATGCGCGCGGTGGCGCCGCCCTCCAGCTCCAGCTTGATCGGCAGGCGCCGCTGGCCCATGCCGTGCAGGGTCAGCGTCCAGTCGCCGCGGCGTTGCGTCGCCAGCACGCGCCCGCCAAGCCGCGCCGCCAGCACGCGCGCGCCTTTTACCCGCAGTTCGATGGTCGGCGCCGCGTTTTTCGAGGTTAGCGCAAACGCCACCCGGCGCCTGGCCGGCGTGTCCTCGTTTTTAAGCATCTCGATCTGCGGAAAGGCGATGCCGGTGCGCGGCGCCGCCGTGGTTGCGCGCGAGCCGGCGCCATCGAGCCAGTACGATTTCCAGGTGGTGGCGTCGGCCAGGTAGGTGATGCTGTCCGGTGGCGCTGTCGTCGGACTTGGGCGGGTGCATACGGCTGCCGCCAGCGGGACCAGGAGCGCGATGGCTGGCATCGTGCCGGTGGCCAGGATGGCGGCCCGCGCATGGCGCGACAGGGCGGCCGTCAGCGGCAGGTGCAGCGCACCGGCAGCCAGCAGCACCCCGATCAGCGGCCATGCCAGCAGGTGGGCGGCGCCGGGCTTTGCCGCGCTCAGGACGATCAGCGCTACCAGCAGGCCCGCCATGGCGGCGCTCAGCGCCAGTGGACCGGTGCGTTTCGCGCCGTACCGCAGCGTGGCCCAGCACACCAGAAGGCATAGCGCGCAGGCGACGCGCGTGATGTGCCAGACGATGCGTTCCGGGTAGTGCAGCGCGCCGGCCAGCGGCACGGTGAAGTACACGCGGTCCGGCGCGGTGATGGTTTCGAGACGATGTGCGCCGAATGTGCGCGCCAGCGACACGATGGAGTCGCCGCTGTGCTGCATGGCGGCGCTGCCTGCCGTAGCGGCGAAGCGCATGCCGGCCAGGCCGAGCGTGCGCAGTGGTGACTGGTCGGCCTCCCCGGCCGAGGCGTGCGAGGAGCCGGCCGGCGCCGCGTCCAGGCGCGCCCATGCCGCCACGGTGCGGCCGTTGCCGCCGTGGGTATCGAGCAGCGTCAATGGACCGTGTCCTTGTACTCCCTCGAAACGCAGCACCAGCCCGATTTTGCGGGCCCACGGATGCTGCTCGACAAAGGCGCGCGCGCCCAGCGAGCCAGCGTGCTCGCCATCGGCAATGAGCACGATCAGGTCATTGACCAGGGGCGCACCCTGGCGCAGGGCGCGTAGCGATTCGAGCAGGGCGGCCACCGCGCCGGCGGCGTCGGGCGCATCGGGCACGCTGTCATAGTGCGAGGCCAGCATCAGCGGATGCCCGCGCACCGGTGCACTGCCACGGATGCGCAGCACGATGTTGTGCACCACCGCGACCGTGAGACGGGCATGGCCGGCGTCATCGCGTCGGCTGCTGCTGACCGTCGCCGTCTGTACCTGCGGGTCGAGGCCGAGCGCGCGCAGCTTTTCCAGCAGATAGTCGCGTGCGCGCACATTGGCGTCGCTGGCGATAGGGCGCGGCGTCTGTGCCAAAAAACTGGCATGTACCAGTGCGCGGGTGGCCGAAAACGCCGCCGGACCGGCATCGGGCGGTGCCGCCGGCAGCGGGGCGGGCCGCAGCGCGAGCCAGGCCAGCGCCGCCGCCATCAGCAGCGCTGCGGCCAGTCCTGCGGCGCCGGCTGGAATGGCGGCGAGTCTGTTCATGTGCATGGCAGGCAGGGGCAGTTCAAACCCCTTGCCGCTTCGCTCAGTCGAGCGTCCAGACGTAGGCGATCTGCGCCCATGCCGGCTCGGCGACGCCGTTCGTCGTGGCCGGCTTGAACCTGCACATGCTCAGGGCGGCGACGGCGGCCTTGTCGAGGTCACGCGATCCGCTCGATTTATCGATGCGGGCATCGGTCACCTTGCCGTCCACGCCGACCAGCAGCGCGAGACTGACGGTACCGGTGTCGCCATTGCGGGCGGCGCGCGCCGGGTAATCCGGCTTGACGCAAGCGGAAGCGTCGGCCAGTACGGCGGATCGGGTCTGTTTGGCCGGCTGCACCCCGGCTGGCGGAATGACCTGTTCGACCTTGGGTCCCGTTTCGATCGGTGCTGGCGGCGGCACCTTGTCGATGACGGTGCCGGAGATGGCCACGTTCGGCGGCGGAGGCGGGATATCGACAAATGGCTTGGGAATCAGCATCGGCGGCACGACCTGTTCCGTCTTGAACGGCTCCGGTTCCGGCGGCGGATCAAGCGGTTTTTCGATCACCGGCGTTACCTCGATCGGCCCCGCTTCGGTGACGCTGAGCGCCGGAACCCGGTTCATATTGTGGATGAGCGCCGCGCCAACGAGGACGTGCAGCGCGGTAACGATGGCTATTTTGGTGAATTTGTTGCCGCTGCCAATGTGCTGTTGAGAGAAATGCATGGTGTGCTCCGTATTGTTGTGTTCACGAAATGGCTCGCATGGTGGAAGTCCGCACCGCTATTTCCAGTCCATGGATCAAATATATGCTATGTCCTAGCAATTGAAAAGGGTTTTTGTAGTAATTCTATTGCCGTGGCTGCTTCCATTCGGGTGAGCCGGCTGGCAAATCTTGCCCGGCGGGGCGCGGCTCGCGTCAGGGGCGGATGTGTGAAATAATCTGGTAGGCGCGGCGTTCCTGCCGTCTGGTCGCACATATTGATGCGATTCAATGGCAAGGCGGGGTAAGCCAACGCAGCCTTTACCCGTGGAGAATGAAAGTGCAGACTGAGCAAAAATCGATTCGGGTCTTGCTGGCGGACGACCATCCCATTGTGATGACCGGTTTCGCCATGTCGCTGGCCGGTGTCGGCATGGATGTGGTGGGACAGGCCAAGACGCCCGATGAAGCCGAAGAGATGTACGCCGCCCTCGATCCGGACGTGCTGGTGCTCGATATCCGCTTCGGCACCGAGCTGACGGGGCTGGACGCGGCCAAGAGCATCCTGGAGAAGTTTCCGGCTGCGCGCATCGTGTTCCTGAGCCAGTTCGACCAGGATAGCCTGATCAAGGAAACCTACCGCCTGGGGGCGCGCGCCTTCGTCACCAAGGATTGCGACCCGGCCGACCTGGCCACCGCGGTGCGCCATGCGCATGAGGGCAAGCTGTATTTCCTGCCGCAGATCGCCGAGCGCCTGGCCAATCTGTCGGTGCGCGGCGATGCGTCGCCGCAGTCGCAGCTCGACCAGCGCGGGCTGGAGATCTTCAAGCTGATGGCCGAAGGGCTGACCAATGCCGAAATCGCCGAAAAGCTCAATCTGTCGACCAAGACGATCAGCAATATCAGCCAGTCGGTCAAGGAAAAGCTGGGCGTGCACCGGCAGGCATATATCACCAAGCTGGCCGTCAAGTACGGCTTGATCGAGCCGTAGTGGGAGGTCGCGTGTTCGCAGGCTTGAGGAGATGGGTCGCGAATGCGCGCTGTCGCCCAACCGTCTTCCGCCGTCGCGGGGACGACGGTGGCAGGGTTGTACTTTCGGCGATCGCCCTTGCCATCGGCCTCACCCTGTCCGGCACCGCCGGCGCGGCCGGTGTCGTCAGCCCGGCCAGCTCCGGCAATCCCACCGGCTTTCGCTTCGAGATCGTCACCGCCGACGATTCCGGCGTCACCCGCCGCATCGCCGACGATTTGTACAAGCAGCTGGTCCCCATCTTCGGCGGCTTTCGCACCGAACTGGCCCAGCACCGGCGCATGGTGTACGTGGCCATCGGCCCGGTCGCGCTGCGCAACGTGGCCGCGCGCAAGTGCGACTGCGTCGTCATCGCCGCCTTCACGTCCAGCCAGGTCTGGCGCTCGGTCACCGAAGAGCTGCAGCCCGCGCGCGTGCTCTCCATGACGGCCATCTACGCCGAGCCGGCGCCGGTCGACCAGCTGCGCCTGATCGAACTGCTCTACAAGCGCCCCGTGCGCGTGGCCGCCATCGTCAGCAGTAACACCGGCTTTCTCAAACCGACGCTGCAAGGCATCGCTGAAATCGAACATTACGACCCCAG of the Massilia violaceinigra genome contains:
- a CDS encoding response regulator, whose product is MKVQTEQKSIRVLLADDHPIVMTGFAMSLAGVGMDVVGQAKTPDEAEEMYAALDPDVLVLDIRFGTELTGLDAAKSILEKFPAARIVFLSQFDQDSLIKETYRLGARAFVTKDCDPADLATAVRHAHEGKLYFLPQIAERLANLSVRGDASPQSQLDQRGLEIFKLMAEGLTNAEIAEKLNLSTKTISNISQSVKEKLGVHRQAYITKLAVKYGLIEP
- a CDS encoding tellurite resistance TerB family protein; this encodes MSFDNFLTRLKTKAGEMKTEALKFKNKNFMDAAMAGSALIAMADGNITSDEKQKMVKFIETHDALSVFTTSDVIKAFQDHVSQLEFDKDIGESKAYQALGKMKSNGEAARLLVRMVIAIASADGKFDDGEKAVAVKICKELGINPSEFELA
- a CDS encoding M28 family peptidase, with the translated sequence MQKMLSSLVSTALATSLAAAFPAYAAGAASVPTVKEAPLRAHLSFLSSDVLEGRGTGQRGGDLTVAYLEAQALAVGLKPGNGDSFRQSVKIAGVKATPDSSSVALEAGGKAQSLAFGKDWVWAPGDAKASHAMNADLVFVGYGITAPEEGWDDYKGMDVKGKVVVMMVNDPAPTAAEPNRFNGKGLTYYGRWTYKFEEAARQGAAGVLLIHTDASASYGWSVVQNSWLSERFQLAQGKLGANMEGWMTEASARTLFAAAGEDLDALRTAAENKNFKPVALKAKIKGEMKAAVRMVEQFNVAGVVPGTDPKLKDEVVIYSAHWDHLGKQGEGADTIYNGAVDNASGTAGLLAMAQEAVRSPAKRSQMFLWVAAEEQGLLGSAAYASNPLWPVNKTAANLNLDSLNFVGAAKDIGTKGSERTELGAMAEATAKAMGLVVRTPEPDLAGGYFRSDHFSFAKAGIPAFSIEGGKDYVKDIEGAKAKQASYRARYHQVGDEYDPTWDLSGMVQQAQFTLNLGRRVADAPKMPAWKAGDAFGKVRASAK
- a CDS encoding energy transducer TonB, with protein sequence MHFSQQHIGSGNKFTKIAIVTALHVLVGAALIHNMNRVPALSVTEAGPIEVTPVIEKPLDPPPEPEPFKTEQVVPPMLIPKPFVDIPPPPPNVAISGTVIDKVPPPAPIETGPKVEQVIPPAGVQPAKQTRSAVLADASACVKPDYPARAARNGDTGTVSLALLVGVDGKVTDARIDKSSGSRDLDKAAVAALSMCRFKPATTNGVAEPAWAQIAYVWTLD
- a CDS encoding M28 family peptidase; the encoded protein is MNRLAAIPAGAAGLAAALLMAAALAWLALRPAPLPAAPPDAGPAAFSATRALVHASFLAQTPRPIASDANVRARDYLLEKLRALGLDPQVQTATVSSSRRDDAGHARLTVAVVHNIVLRIRGSAPVRGHPLMLASHYDSVPDAPDAAGAVAALLESLRALRQGAPLVNDLIVLIADGEHAGSLGARAFVEQHPWARKIGLVLRFEGVQGHGPLTLLDTHGGNGRTVAAWARLDAAPAGSSHASAGEADQSPLRTLGLAGMRFAATAGSAAMQHSGDSIVSLARTFGAHRLETITAPDRVYFTVPLAGALHYPERIVWHITRVACALCLLVCWATLRYGAKRTGPLALSAAMAGLLVALIVLSAAKPGAAHLLAWPLIGVLLAAGALHLPLTAALSRHARAAILATGTMPAIALLVPLAAAVCTRPSPTTAPPDSITYLADATTWKSYWLDGAGSRATTAAPRTGIAFPQIEMLKNEDTPARRRVAFALTSKNAAPTIELRVKGARVLAARLGGRVLATQRRGDWTLTLHGMGQRRLPIKLELEGGATARIHIQESIPGLPAEAIAHERTHAPRRGRTLSTDMLVLR
- a CDS encoding TonB-dependent receptor gives rise to the protein MKLRKLPCALLCLYSPLLAYADDAPPPMQVVVIDSARAPAGSDSTGVGSRLDLALRETPASVEVINRDLIEVRGARSLDEAVRGAVGITQGGNATSPSQTSSRGFSAGFVSYLYDGSRIAVPTMSARTQDTWNFERIEVLKGPASLMSGDGAIGGAINFVTKRPDRTLPASEAMLSYGSFNTWRLGAGINRPLGETSAVRIDYSHQQSDGYIDRNKQRYDSLTLATTSALTRDITLDLSLDLLSDSVKAYQGSPLVPRALATDLVGAVSEARGRVIDRRLAFKNYNVDDAVMESDSAWARAKLTWKLAPDWTLRNELSYYTADRNWRNAESYTFSAPRQIVRDLVGVTHDHQVFGNRLDLSYTGNLAGMKHRFAAGAEYTKTRFATGRSFSNGAGAANAALTVDLFDPAYGTYESLSANAALYTGAGNRTNFSTSIPTVSLYLEDALWVTDKWTIVAGLRQDRVKLGRRTADLNTGVATAYSQTYDPRSLRIGTVYAFDKDISVYAQHTSASAPVGSGNLLLLSAANAAFELSKGTQSEIGIKQSLFGGTVDTTLALYRIELDNILSRDAAVPTLTVNSGKQSSRGVELAAAWRPTRQVSINGNLAVLDARFDQLLEAGKVSRAGNLPPNVAKKTGNLWVDYKVDQMPLKLGAALNYTGERYTNNANTVRMNAFTTADVYASWRLGTGDLTLRVRNLGDKLYAGWSGANVNSQVILGAPRSADLTWHARF